The Paenibacillus tianjinensis genome has a window encoding:
- a CDS encoding restriction endonuclease, with amino-acid sequence MTVLFSLSIVAICYLLNLYSNQKRVLESYRENALYAFSSHEDMKETLRIGLYNRFKRDFDQEKDEDPLLFEHFVADIIKTVRSGSTYVTRGSGDFGVDIEERTDNSLFLGQVKCYNDQNLVGFSPIAIIHSQMVKQDAVGGYVVTTSDFTPNARAYAQGLNIDLINGRQLVELWLDHLNAKSERIEVVKAEPQLN; translated from the coding sequence ATGACTGTGTTGTTCAGTTTATCGATTGTTGCAATTTGCTATTTACTGAATCTGTATTCCAACCAGAAACGTGTGTTAGAGAGCTATCGCGAGAATGCGCTGTATGCGTTCTCTTCACATGAAGATATGAAAGAGACCCTTCGCATTGGCTTGTATAACCGTTTTAAACGGGATTTTGATCAAGAGAAAGATGAAGATCCGCTGCTGTTCGAACATTTTGTTGCAGATATAATTAAAACTGTTCGAAGTGGCAGTACCTACGTTACAAGAGGTTCGGGCGATTTCGGCGTCGATATTGAAGAAAGAACAGATAATAGTCTGTTTTTGGGTCAAGTGAAGTGTTACAACGATCAGAATCTGGTTGGCTTCAGTCCGATTGCTATTATTCACTCCCAGATGGTTAAACAAGACGCTGTAGGTGGTTATGTGGTCACGACGAGTGATTTTACTCCTAATGCTCGTGCCTACGCACAGGGATTGAATATTGATTTGATTAATGGCAGACAGTTGGTGGAGCTGTGGTTAGACCATCTGAATGCAAAAAGTGAAAGGATCGAAGTAGTAAAGGCAGAGCCACAATTAAATTAG